From Pseudomonas putida, one genomic window encodes:
- a CDS encoding mannose-1-phosphate guanylyltransferase/mannose-6-phosphate isomerase, translating into MIPVILSGGSGSRLWPLSRKQFPKQFLALTGEHTLFQQTLERLVFEGMDAPIVVCNKDHKFIVQEQLAALKLQTQGILMEPFGRNTAPAVAMAAMKLTSEGRDDLMLVLPADHVIDDQKALQRALALATVAAERGEMVLFGVPATKPETGYGYIRSSQDALLPEGVARVAEFVEKPDEKRATEFVQSGGYFWNSGMFLFRASRFLEELKKHDPDIYDTCVLALERSDETDDVLSIDEATFACCPDNSIDYAVMEKTQRACVVPMSAGWSDVGCWSSLWEVHDKDANGNVTKGDVVVQDSHNCMIHGNGKLVSVIGLENIVVVETKDAMMIAHKDKVQGVKQMVKTLDEQGRSETQNHLEVYRPWGSYDSVDMGGRFQVKHITVKPGASLSLQMHHHRAEHWIVVSGTAEVTCDENVFLLTENQSTYIPIASVHRLRNPGKIPLEIIEVQSGSYLGEDDIERFEDVYGRTSTPVDRGVSVKTIAQ; encoded by the coding sequence ATGATCCCGGTAATTCTTTCTGGTGGTAGCGGTTCGCGTCTGTGGCCTTTGTCGCGCAAGCAGTTCCCCAAGCAGTTCCTCGCCCTGACCGGTGAGCACACGCTGTTCCAGCAAACCCTCGAGCGCCTGGTGTTCGAAGGCATGGACGCGCCGATCGTGGTCTGCAACAAGGACCACAAGTTCATCGTTCAGGAACAGCTCGCGGCGCTGAAACTGCAAACCCAGGGCATCCTCATGGAACCCTTCGGCCGCAACACCGCCCCTGCGGTGGCGATGGCCGCGATGAAGCTGACCAGCGAGGGGCGCGATGACTTGATGCTGGTGCTGCCGGCCGACCACGTGATCGACGACCAGAAAGCCCTGCAGCGGGCCTTGGCCCTGGCCACCGTAGCTGCCGAGCGTGGCGAGATGGTGCTGTTCGGTGTCCCGGCGACCAAGCCCGAGACCGGTTATGGCTACATCCGCTCCAGCCAGGACGCCCTGCTGCCCGAAGGGGTGGCCCGCGTGGCGGAGTTCGTCGAAAAACCCGACGAGAAGCGCGCTACCGAGTTCGTCCAGTCCGGTGGCTACTTCTGGAACAGCGGCATGTTCCTGTTCCGCGCCAGCCGCTTCCTGGAAGAGCTGAAAAAGCACGACCCTGACATTTATGACACCTGCGTGCTGGCCCTGGAGCGCAGCGACGAAACAGATGATGTGCTGAGCATCGACGAAGCGACCTTCGCCTGCTGCCCGGACAACTCCATCGACTATGCGGTGATGGAAAAGACCCAGCGCGCCTGCGTGGTGCCGATGTCGGCTGGCTGGAGCGACGTTGGCTGCTGGTCGTCGCTGTGGGAAGTGCATGACAAGGACGCCAATGGCAACGTCACCAAGGGTGATGTGGTGGTGCAGGACAGCCACAACTGCATGATCCATGGCAACGGCAAGCTGGTGTCGGTGATCGGCCTGGAAAACATCGTCGTGGTCGAGACCAAGGACGCGATGATGATCGCCCATAAGGACAAGGTCCAGGGCGTCAAGCAGATGGTCAAGACCCTCGACGAGCAAGGCCGCAGCGAAACTCAGAACCACCTCGAAGTGTACCGCCCGTGGGGCTCTTACGATTCGGTGGACATGGGCGGCCGCTTCCAGGTCAAGCACATCACCGTCAAGCCAGGCGCCAGCCTGTCGCTGCAGATGCACCACCACCGTGCCGAGCACTGGATCGTGGTCTCGGGCACTGCTGAGGTGACGTGCGATGAAAATGTGTTCCTGCTGACCGAAAACCAGTCGACCTACATCCCGATCGCCTCGGTCCACCGCCTGCGCAACCCGGGCAAGATCCCGCTGGAGATCATCGAAGTGCAGTCCGGTAGTTACCTGGGCGAGGATGATATCGAGCGCTTCGAGGATGTGTATGGGCGCACCTCCACGCCCGTCGACCGGGGCGTGTCGGTCAAGACCATCGCTCAGTAA
- a CDS encoding MFS transporter translates to MSSLSAPATAIAAAPAPAAPVQSAFGLRVVVGLFGVLLAVLCAGLNESVTKISLADIRGAMGIGADEGAWLLAVYSAASVSAMAFAPWLATTFSLRRFTMSAVGMFALLGLLQPFAPNLHSLMLLRILQGFASGALPPMLMSVALRFLPPGIKVYGLACYALTATFGPNLGTPLAGLWTEYVGWQWAFWQIILPSALAMFCVGWGLPQDPLRLERFKQFDWRGVVLGLPAISCIVLGLSLGDRWGWFDSPLICWLLGGGALLLVLFLYNEWSEPLPFFQLRMLSRRNLSFALVTLAGVLVVLSGVGSIPSAYLAQIQGYRPAQTSPLMMLVAMPQLIALPLTAALCNLRAVDCRWVLATGLALLALSCIGSSLLTGQWIRGDFYPFYLLQVFGQPMAVLPLLMLSTNGMSPQEGPFASAWFNTVKGLAAVIAGGLLDALGTLRRHFHSNHLVDSLGNAPLIDDNAAGLAKRIHDQALVLTSADLYLVMAGIAVALICLIPFVPTRVYPPRAVA, encoded by the coding sequence ATGAGTTCCCTGTCCGCCCCTGCCACCGCGATCGCCGCCGCCCCGGCGCCGGCTGCGCCCGTGCAGTCGGCGTTCGGCCTGCGCGTGGTGGTCGGGCTGTTCGGCGTGTTGCTGGCCGTGCTGTGCGCCGGCCTCAACGAATCGGTGACCAAGATCTCCCTGGCTGATATCCGCGGGGCCATGGGCATCGGCGCCGACGAGGGCGCCTGGCTGCTGGCGGTTTACAGCGCCGCCTCGGTCTCGGCCATGGCCTTCGCGCCCTGGCTGGCCACTACCTTCTCCTTGCGCCGCTTCACCATGAGCGCGGTTGGGATGTTCGCGCTGCTTGGATTGCTGCAGCCCTTCGCCCCCAACCTGCACAGCCTCATGCTGCTGCGTATCCTCCAGGGCTTTGCATCGGGCGCCTTGCCACCGATGCTCATGAGCGTGGCGCTGCGTTTCCTGCCGCCGGGCATCAAGGTGTACGGGCTGGCCTGCTATGCCCTGACCGCCACCTTCGGCCCGAACCTTGGCACGCCGTTGGCCGGGCTGTGGACCGAATATGTCGGTTGGCAGTGGGCGTTCTGGCAGATCATCTTGCCCTCGGCACTGGCCATGTTCTGTGTCGGCTGGGGCTTGCCCCAGGACCCGCTGCGCCTTGAGCGCTTCAAGCAGTTCGATTGGCGCGGGGTGGTGCTGGGGCTGCCGGCCATCAGCTGCATTGTCCTGGGCCTGTCGCTTGGGGACCGTTGGGGCTGGTTCGATTCGCCGCTGATCTGCTGGCTGCTGGGCGGGGGCGCGCTGTTGCTGGTGCTGTTCCTGTACAACGAATGGTCCGAGCCGCTGCCGTTCTTCCAGTTGCGCATGCTGTCGCGGCGCAACCTGAGCTTTGCGCTGGTCACCTTGGCCGGCGTGCTGGTGGTGCTTTCCGGCGTGGGCAGCATCCCCTCCGCCTACCTTGCACAAATCCAAGGGTATCGCCCGGCGCAAACCAGCCCGCTGATGATGCTGGTGGCCATGCCGCAACTGATTGCCCTGCCGCTGACGGCGGCACTGTGCAACCTGCGCGCAGTGGACTGCCGCTGGGTGCTGGCCACGGGGCTGGCGCTGCTGGCGCTGTCGTGCATCGGTAGCAGCCTGCTGACCGGCCAATGGATACGCGGTGATTTCTACCCGTTCTACCTGCTTCAGGTGTTCGGCCAACCGATGGCGGTCCTGCCGCTGCTGATGCTCTCCACCAACGGCATGAGCCCGCAGGAAGGCCCATTCGCTTCCGCCTGGTTCAACACCGTCAAAGGGCTCGCCGCAGTGATCGCCGGTGGCCTGCTCGACGCCCTCGGCACGCTGCGCCGGCACTTTCATTCCAACCACCTGGTGGACAGCCTGGGCAACGCCCCGCTGATCGATGACAACGCTGCGGGGCTTGCCAAGCGTATTCATGACCAGGCGCTGGTGCTGACTTCGGCCGACCTTTACCTGGTCATGGCCGGTATCGCCGTGGCGCTGATCTGCCTGATTCCTTTCGTGCCTACCCGGGTCTACCCACCGCGCGCGGTGGCCTGA
- a CDS encoding SDR family oxidoreductase translates to MPTVLITGCSSGIGRALAEAFRDAGHDVWATARKTEDVEHLAAAGFTARQLDVNDAEALMRLADELETSHGRLDILVNNAGYGAMGPLLDGGVEAMRQQFETNVFAVIGATRALFPLLRRARGLVVNIGSVSGILVTPFAGAYCASKAAVHALSDALRLELAPFGIQVMEVQPGAIASQFASNAQRQADQVVAAQSPWWPLREHIQARARASQDRPTCAAQFAQGLLAATRKSPVPAVVRLGNGSTALPLVARWLPRRLLDWVLRKRFGLLRPL, encoded by the coding sequence ATGCCCACCGTCCTGATCACCGGTTGTTCCAGCGGCATCGGCCGCGCCCTGGCCGAAGCCTTTCGCGATGCTGGCCACGACGTATGGGCCACCGCCCGTAAAACCGAAGACGTCGAACACCTGGCCGCAGCCGGCTTCACCGCCCGGCAGCTTGACGTCAACGACGCCGAGGCCCTGATGCGCCTCGCCGACGAGCTGGAAACAAGCCACGGCCGCCTCGACATCCTGGTCAACAACGCTGGCTACGGTGCCATGGGCCCCTTGCTCGATGGCGGGGTGGAGGCCATGCGTCAGCAGTTCGAAACCAATGTGTTCGCCGTAATCGGCGCCACCCGCGCACTGTTCCCGCTGCTGCGCCGTGCGCGTGGCCTGGTGGTCAACATCGGCAGTGTATCGGGCATACTGGTCACGCCGTTCGCCGGCGCCTACTGCGCCTCAAAGGCTGCTGTGCATGCCTTGAGCGACGCCCTGCGCCTGGAGCTGGCGCCGTTCGGCATTCAGGTCATGGAAGTGCAACCGGGAGCGATCGCCTCACAATTTGCCAGCAATGCCCAGCGCCAGGCCGATCAGGTGGTGGCAGCGCAGTCGCCGTGGTGGCCGCTGCGCGAGCATATCCAGGCGCGGGCCCGCGCCTCGCAAGACCGGCCCACCTGCGCCGCACAATTTGCCCAAGGGCTGCTGGCTGCCACACGCAAATCGCCTGTGCCAGCGGTGGTGCGGCTGGGCAATGGCAGTACCGCGTTGCCGCTAGTGGCACGCTGGCTGCCACGACGTTTACTGGACTGGGTACTGCGTAAACGCTTCGGGCTGCTGCGACCGCTCTGA
- a CDS encoding HlyD family secretion protein: MTNKRKTIVIGSVLAVAVLAGIVGPWVLGSDHRQRTNDAYVIADYTVVAPKVAGFVKQVLVEDNQQVQAGQLLATIDARDYQAALDAAQAQLLVAKAQSADARATLERQAALIAQAEAAVKAAQAEASFADHEVKRYSRLAEQGAGTVQNAQQARSRVDQARARLANTQAALVAAHKQVDILSAQVASADGQLKRAEAGLEKAQLDLSYTRITAPVDGMVGERALRVGAFVNPGAPLLSVVPLQQAYVVGNFQETQLTHVQPGQPVSISVDTFAGETLKGHVQSIAPATGVTFAAVKPDNATGNFTKVVQRIPVKIVFDDGQPLLARLRVGMSVEATIDTRGDRLSGKEVSAR, from the coding sequence ATGACCAACAAGCGCAAGACAATCGTGATCGGCTCGGTACTCGCCGTGGCCGTGCTGGCGGGTATCGTCGGCCCCTGGGTGCTCGGCAGTGACCACCGGCAACGTACCAACGACGCCTACGTGATCGCCGATTACACCGTGGTGGCACCCAAGGTGGCCGGCTTCGTCAAGCAGGTGCTGGTCGAAGACAACCAGCAGGTGCAGGCCGGCCAGTTGCTGGCGACCATCGATGCACGGGACTACCAGGCCGCACTGGATGCCGCACAGGCCCAGCTGCTGGTGGCCAAGGCGCAAAGTGCCGATGCGCGTGCCACCTTGGAACGCCAGGCGGCATTGATTGCCCAGGCTGAGGCGGCGGTGAAGGCGGCGCAGGCCGAAGCATCGTTCGCCGACCACGAGGTCAAACGCTACAGCCGCCTCGCCGAGCAGGGCGCCGGCACCGTGCAGAATGCCCAGCAGGCGCGCAGCCGGGTCGACCAGGCCCGCGCACGGCTGGCCAACACCCAGGCTGCATTGGTCGCCGCGCACAAGCAGGTGGACATCCTCAGCGCTCAGGTCGCCAGCGCCGATGGGCAGTTGAAGCGTGCCGAAGCGGGCCTTGAAAAAGCTCAGCTGGACCTGTCCTACACCCGCATTACCGCGCCGGTGGATGGCATGGTCGGTGAGCGTGCCCTGCGCGTGGGTGCCTTCGTCAACCCGGGCGCGCCCCTGCTGTCGGTGGTGCCCTTGCAGCAGGCTTATGTGGTGGGCAATTTTCAGGAAACCCAGTTGACCCATGTGCAGCCGGGGCAGCCGGTCAGTATCAGCGTCGATACCTTTGCCGGTGAAACCCTCAAAGGCCATGTGCAAAGCATTGCCCCCGCCACGGGCGTGACCTTCGCGGCAGTGAAACCCGACAACGCCACCGGCAACTTCACCAAGGTGGTGCAGCGTATCCCGGTGAAAATCGTCTTCGATGACGGCCAGCCGTTACTCGCGCGCTTGCGTGTGGGCATGTCGGTGGAAGCGACCATCGACACCCGTGGTGACAGGCTCAGTGGCAAAGAGGTAAGTGCACGATGA
- a CDS encoding LysR family transcriptional regulator produces MPLPDMNLLVALDALLDEGSVVGAAQRMNLSPAAMSRTLGRIRDALGDPILVRAGRGLVPTPRALALREQVAALVEQAGEVFRSAAEVDLPKLDRAFNIRTNDLFIALYGALLLRRMHEQAPRTVLRFVPESPGGDDDSILRDGRTDLIISSTVDLGPEIKVQSLFQTYYVGLARRDHPIFDQPITAQSFASYPQISVSRRGRANGPIDVELANFKVQRRVALITPSFHSALFSLPDSDLILPMPANILNSVHKLGLPLRSFEIPVPLERVTVLQAWHPRYHNDPAHRWLRQILKACCSVDP; encoded by the coding sequence ATGCCACTCCCGGACATGAACCTGCTCGTCGCCCTCGACGCCCTGCTCGATGAAGGCAGTGTGGTCGGCGCGGCGCAGCGCATGAACCTCAGCCCGGCGGCAATGAGCCGGACCCTCGGGCGCATCCGCGATGCCTTGGGGGATCCGATCCTGGTGCGCGCCGGCCGTGGCCTGGTACCCACACCTCGGGCGCTGGCCCTGCGCGAGCAGGTGGCGGCGCTGGTGGAGCAGGCCGGTGAGGTGTTCCGCAGTGCTGCAGAGGTGGATCTACCCAAGCTCGACCGAGCCTTCAACATCCGCACCAATGACCTGTTCATCGCCCTGTATGGTGCCCTGCTGTTGCGCCGCATGCATGAGCAGGCCCCGCGCACGGTACTGCGCTTCGTGCCGGAGAGCCCCGGTGGTGATGACGACAGCATCCTGCGCGATGGGCGCACCGACCTGATCATCAGCTCGACCGTCGACCTGGGCCCGGAAATCAAGGTGCAGAGCCTGTTCCAGACTTACTACGTGGGGTTGGCGCGGCGCGACCATCCGATCTTCGACCAGCCGATCACCGCGCAGAGTTTTGCCAGTTATCCACAGATCAGCGTGTCCCGGCGTGGCCGCGCTAACGGGCCGATCGATGTCGAGTTGGCCAACTTCAAGGTGCAACGGCGGGTGGCGCTGATTACGCCGAGCTTCCACTCGGCGTTGTTCTCGCTGCCCGATTCGGACCTGATCCTGCCGATGCCCGCCAATATTCTCAACAGTGTGCACAAGCTTGGCTTGCCGTTGCGCTCGTTCGAGATTCCGGTGCCGCTGGAACGGGTTACCGTGCTGCAGGCCTGGCACCCGCGTTATCACAACGATCCGGCGCACCGCTGGTTGCGGCAGATCTTGAAAGCCTGTTGCAGTGTGGATCCGTAA
- a CDS encoding alginate O-acetyltransferase AlgF: MTTKTSIAKALTLAAGLSLASMQAFAGADAALYGPTAPKGSTFVRLYNAAPAPAAASVGNTQIKQVGAQASSDFSFLPGGDYTAQVAGKSVPVKLAADKYYTLVNNGSGNPQLIEEPPFKNKQKALVRVQNLSDQPLALKTADGKTEVVKPVAAKGRGEREINPVKVNLALFAGDKKVSDVKPVALERGEAAVLYVTGSGSSLSPVWVTRPVSTN, from the coding sequence ATGACTACCAAGACTTCCATTGCCAAAGCCCTCACCCTCGCAGCAGGCCTGTCGTTGGCTTCGATGCAGGCATTCGCCGGCGCCGACGCTGCCCTGTATGGCCCTACCGCACCGAAAGGCTCGACTTTCGTGCGCCTGTACAACGCCGCCCCTGCACCCGCTGCCGCGAGCGTTGGCAACACCCAGATCAAACAGGTCGGTGCCCAGGCCAGCAGCGACTTCAGCTTCCTCCCGGGCGGTGACTACACCGCGCAGGTCGCTGGCAAGAGCGTCCCGGTCAAGCTGGCCGCTGACAAGTACTACACCCTGGTCAACAACGGCAGCGGCAACCCGCAGCTGATCGAAGAACCACCGTTCAAGAACAAGCAGAAAGCCCTGGTACGTGTACAGAACCTGAGCGACCAGCCGCTGGCCCTGAAGACCGCCGACGGCAAGACCGAGGTGGTCAAGCCAGTGGCTGCCAAAGGCCGTGGCGAGCGTGAGATCAACCCGGTCAAGGTCAACCTGGCCCTGTTTGCAGGAGACAAGAAAGTCAGCGACGTCAAACCCGTCGCCCTGGAGCGCGGTGAAGCCGCCGTGCTGTACGTCACTGGCTCGGGCAGCAGCCTGTCGCCGGTCTGGGTCACCCGCCCAGTGTCCACCAACTGA
- a CDS encoding alginate O-acetyltransferase, with protein sequence MTRTLRITYSLSFLGLLVGMGAWSTGGLQSFQRTEQMTLLNGKLAKAAETHYDDEFPIKRLGTNLWAALDYKLFNEGRPGVVLGRDQWLFSDEEFKPTAGADQLMQENLALIRGVRDTLQQHGSQLVLAIVPAKARVYSEYVGKEAPASLHEDLYNQFHAQVRQANVFAPDLMAPMEQAKARGQVFLRTDTHWTPMGAEVAAQAVAEAVNRQSLLNGDPQAFITEAGNTAPYKGDLTNFLPLDPLFSNLLPSPDTLQQRSTHPVEAPGDSGDALFADSQIPVALVGTSYSANPHWNFLGALQQALHSDVANYAEDGHGPLLPMLKYLQSDAFKNAAPQVVVWEFPERYLPMKNDLSSFDPQWIAQLKNTRKSEENLALSSNRTDH encoded by the coding sequence ATGACCCGGACATTACGCATCACCTATTCCCTGTCGTTCCTCGGCCTGCTGGTGGGCATGGGCGCCTGGTCCACCGGCGGCCTGCAAAGCTTCCAGCGCACCGAGCAGATGACTCTGCTCAACGGCAAGCTGGCCAAGGCCGCCGAAACGCACTACGACGATGAGTTCCCGATCAAGCGCCTGGGCACCAACCTTTGGGCAGCCCTGGATTACAAGCTGTTCAACGAGGGCCGCCCAGGCGTGGTGCTGGGCCGTGACCAGTGGCTGTTCAGCGATGAAGAATTCAAGCCGACTGCCGGCGCCGACCAGCTCATGCAGGAAAACCTGGCGCTGATCCGCGGTGTGCGCGACACCCTGCAACAGCACGGTAGCCAGCTGGTGCTGGCGATCGTGCCGGCCAAGGCGCGGGTCTATTCGGAGTATGTAGGCAAGGAGGCGCCTGCCAGCCTGCATGAGGACCTGTACAACCAGTTCCATGCCCAGGTCCGTCAGGCCAACGTCTTCGCCCCTGACCTGATGGCCCCGATGGAACAGGCCAAGGCCCGCGGCCAGGTATTCCTGCGTACCGATACCCACTGGACGCCAATGGGCGCTGAAGTCGCCGCCCAGGCAGTGGCCGAGGCGGTCAACCGCCAGAGCCTGCTCAATGGCGACCCACAGGCGTTCATCACCGAGGCTGGCAACACCGCCCCGTACAAAGGCGACCTGACCAACTTCCTGCCACTGGACCCGCTGTTCAGCAATCTGCTGCCCAGCCCGGACACCCTGCAGCAACGCAGCACCCACCCCGTCGAGGCCCCAGGTGATAGCGGCGATGCCCTGTTCGCCGACAGCCAGATCCCGGTCGCGCTGGTCGGCACCAGCTACAGCGCCAACCCGCACTGGAACTTCCTCGGTGCGCTGCAGCAGGCCTTGCATAGCGATGTCGCCAACTATGCCGAAGACGGTCACGGCCCACTGCTGCCAATGCTCAAGTACCTGCAAAGCGATGCCTTCAAGAACGCCGCGCCACAGGTTGTGGTGTGGGAATTCCCCGAACGTTATCTGCCAATGAAAAACGACCTCAGCAGCTTCGATCCGCAGTGGATCGCGCAACTGAAGAACACCCGTAAATCCGAAGAAAACCTGGCCCTGTCGTCCAACCGGACGGACCACTGA
- a CDS encoding SDR family NAD(P)-dependent oxidoreductase: MDLSLNGKRALISGSMAGQGVSTAIDLAAAGAEVVLNDRTQALVDAALKAVRERLPKARIIGVAADLGTEQGVQALLQQVPHTDILVNNGTQDVALRLQRHYARGMAERKWGQVIHLGSGSERSQQPEAFTQYPVQ, encoded by the coding sequence ATGGACCTCTCCCTCAATGGCAAACGCGCACTCATCAGTGGTTCCATGGCCGGGCAGGGCGTGTCTACCGCCATCGACCTTGCCGCCGCCGGCGCCGAGGTCGTGCTCAACGACCGCACCCAGGCGCTGGTCGACGCTGCGCTCAAAGCGGTGCGCGAGCGTTTGCCCAAGGCGCGGATCATTGGCGTTGCCGCTGACCTGGGCACCGAACAGGGTGTGCAGGCCTTGCTCCAGCAGGTGCCGCACACCGATATCCTGGTCAATAACGGCACGCAGGACGTTGCCCTGCGGCTACAGCGGCATTACGCCCGCGGCATGGCCGAGCGCAAGTGGGGGCAGGTGATCCACCTGGGCAGTGGATCAGAGCGGTCGCAGCAGCCCGAAGCGTTTACGCAGTACCCAGTCCAGTAA
- a CDS encoding efflux transporter outer membrane subunit translates to MKPALRLSPLLLAVLMAGCTLGPDFERPDSQAPQQWPPLQGQAAPSQAQAEPLELRWWETFHDARLSALIQQVAERNLDLQIASARLLQSRALRSTVAADQAPSVDVDAGYSRARNSAEGLNDPSGNAGKSAFNLWQGDLVAGWELDLWGRVRRQVEAADATVQVAENDRRGVLLALLSETAGNYIQLRAVQHTLDVTRDNLKVAQHSLKLSQDRQAEGVATRLDVAQASAQVASIEARLPSLEARRDDLINALSLLAAEPPRSLQAQLFEGGELPAPQQQFAIGLPSELAERRPDIRQAEAQLHAATASIGVAKADFYPSIRLSGSVGFQAMQLSDFGAWDSRRFAFGPQLSLPIFEGGRLKGTLALREAQQQEAALNYRKVVLGAWHEIDDVLRLYNASQLRRDHLAEAVRQNRIALETAQRQYVEGAVDFLNVLTVQSALLASEEQWIDSSAAVSQALVGLYKALGGGWQAFDGQPTNKV, encoded by the coding sequence ATGAAACCGGCATTACGCTTGAGCCCTTTGCTGCTGGCCGTGCTGATGGCTGGCTGCACCCTTGGCCCGGACTTCGAGCGCCCGGACAGCCAGGCCCCTCAACAATGGCCACCGCTGCAGGGCCAGGCGGCACCCAGCCAGGCGCAGGCAGAACCGCTTGAACTTCGTTGGTGGGAAACCTTCCACGATGCACGCCTGAGTGCGCTGATCCAGCAGGTGGCCGAGCGTAACCTGGACCTGCAGATCGCCAGTGCGCGACTGCTGCAAAGCCGCGCCTTGCGCAGCACGGTGGCTGCCGACCAGGCGCCGTCGGTCGATGTGGATGCCGGCTACAGCCGCGCCCGTAACAGTGCCGAAGGCCTCAACGACCCGTCTGGCAATGCCGGCAAGTCGGCCTTCAACCTGTGGCAGGGCGACCTGGTCGCCGGTTGGGAACTGGACCTCTGGGGCCGGGTACGCCGGCAGGTGGAGGCTGCCGACGCCACGGTGCAAGTGGCCGAGAACGACCGGCGCGGTGTGCTCCTGGCGCTGTTGTCGGAAACCGCGGGCAACTACATCCAGTTGCGTGCCGTGCAGCACACGCTCGATGTCACCCGTGACAACCTGAAGGTCGCCCAGCACAGCCTGAAGCTGTCCCAGGACCGCCAGGCCGAGGGTGTCGCCACCCGGCTCGACGTGGCCCAGGCCAGCGCCCAGGTAGCCTCGATCGAGGCCCGTCTGCCCAGCCTCGAGGCCCGGCGCGATGACCTGATCAACGCGCTGAGCCTGCTGGCGGCCGAGCCGCCACGCAGTTTGCAGGCACAGCTGTTTGAGGGTGGGGAACTGCCTGCGCCGCAGCAGCAATTCGCGATCGGCTTGCCGTCCGAGCTGGCCGAGCGCCGTCCAGACATCCGTCAGGCCGAGGCCCAGCTGCATGCGGCCACTGCCAGCATTGGCGTGGCCAAGGCAGATTTCTACCCCAGCATCCGGCTGTCCGGCAGCGTCGGCTTCCAGGCCATGCAACTGTCGGACTTCGGCGCCTGGGACTCGCGCCGCTTTGCCTTCGGCCCGCAGCTGTCGTTGCCGATCTTCGAGGGTGGCCGGCTCAAGGGCACCCTGGCGCTGCGTGAGGCGCAGCAGCAGGAGGCGGCGCTCAACTACCGCAAGGTGGTGCTCGGTGCCTGGCATGAGATCGACGATGTGCTGCGCCTGTACAACGCCAGCCAACTGCGCCGTGATCACTTGGCCGAAGCGGTGCGGCAGAACCGCATCGCCCTGGAAACCGCCCAGCGCCAGTACGTGGAAGGCGCGGTGGACTTTCTCAATGTGCTGACGGTGCAGAGTGCGTTGCTTGCCAGTGAAGAGCAGTGGATCGACAGTTCGGCGGCGGTATCGCAGGCGTTGGTCGGGCTGTACAAGGCTTTGGGTGGTGGCTGGCAGGCGTTCGACGGGCAGCCGACGAACAAGGTGTGA
- a CDS encoding multidrug transporter has product MIIGAFLILTWLVLLLRYPGKALPISLAAVCGLGLVALFVVWQDTREASQLARLDLRLTYAPDQCPADRALKVHMKNGNKAPLTELRWRVAAYAPGDTINLAENTYSAPRYRGPGELQPGAEWTDCLPLPPLRAGYRPQTLEFRAEHLQGTFAN; this is encoded by the coding sequence ATGATCATCGGCGCCTTCCTCATCCTCACCTGGCTGGTACTGCTCCTGCGTTACCCGGGCAAGGCCCTGCCGATCTCGCTGGCCGCCGTCTGCGGCCTGGGGCTGGTGGCACTGTTCGTCGTCTGGCAGGACACACGCGAAGCTTCGCAACTGGCGCGGCTTGACCTGCGCCTGACCTACGCACCGGATCAATGCCCTGCCGACCGTGCCTTGAAGGTACATATGAAAAACGGCAACAAGGCTCCGCTGACCGAGCTGCGCTGGCGGGTCGCTGCCTATGCCCCGGGCGATACCATCAACCTGGCCGAAAATACCTACAGCGCACCGCGCTATCGTGGGCCGGGCGAACTGCAGCCTGGGGCCGAATGGACCGATTGCCTGCCACTGCCGCCACTGCGCGCTGGGTACCGGCCGCAGACACTGGAGTTTCGCGCCGAACATCTACAGGGTACATTCGCCAACTGA